Proteins encoded together in one Lachnospiraceae bacterium JLR.KK008 window:
- a CDS encoding glycosyltransferase has product MEPILISIIVPIYNVKDYLTACVNSILSQTYSNIEIILVDDGSTDGSGRLCDEFAAQDSRVRVIHKENGGLVSARKAGAAAAKGEYILNVDGDDWIGENRVENMVERGASLGVDMIYMAGIYKEYEYGSVYQWGFPLEYGIYDRRKIRDILLPGLVDTRVFLKRNISPSLCSWGIKKKLFQEIEATVDNGMTLGEDLVCLLSCLVQSKRISCIDEPDYHYIKTRKGSIIQACDSQIERLRLFTEKIKEFFLNHKYIPNLEKVICQYIFHVMLMVEYSSCWFKNDSYLFPYREVKNGSRVVVYGAGNVGKHLVSYLRKDPRYPLVAWVDTNVIADEIENDLTVIPDQQYDYILISVLEYETACDIKKSLINKGINEDKIQLMDESILTWENIPSCL; this is encoded by the coding sequence TTGGAACCTATTTTGATCAGTATCATTGTGCCCATCTATAATGTGAAGGATTATCTGACGGCATGTGTCAACAGTATTTTATCACAGACATATTCCAATATCGAGATTATTCTGGTAGATGACGGTTCTACAGACGGCAGTGGTCGGCTCTGTGACGAATTTGCAGCGCAGGATTCGCGGGTGCGGGTGATTCACAAGGAAAATGGTGGTCTGGTCAGCGCCAGAAAGGCCGGAGCAGCAGCTGCAAAAGGGGAATATATTCTCAATGTGGACGGGGACGACTGGATCGGGGAGAACCGGGTAGAAAATATGGTAGAAAGAGGCGCTTCGTTAGGCGTTGATATGATATACATGGCGGGTATTTATAAAGAGTATGAATATGGAAGTGTATATCAATGGGGGTTCCCATTGGAGTATGGAATATATGACAGACGGAAGATAAGAGACATTTTGCTTCCAGGTCTGGTAGATACCCGTGTTTTTTTAAAAAGGAATATTTCACCTTCACTGTGCAGCTGGGGGATAAAGAAAAAACTATTTCAGGAGATTGAGGCCACTGTTGATAATGGTATGACACTTGGAGAAGATTTGGTGTGTCTATTATCCTGTCTGGTACAAAGCAAGCGCATAAGTTGTATTGACGAGCCGGATTATCACTATATAAAAACAAGAAAGGGTTCTATCATACAGGCGTGTGATTCTCAAATAGAAAGATTGCGTTTATTCACAGAAAAGATAAAAGAATTTTTTCTGAATCACAAATATATTCCGAATTTGGAGAAAGTAATATGCCAATATATTTTTCACGTAATGCTTATGGTGGAATACAGCAGTTGCTGGTTTAAAAACGATAGTTATCTCTTTCCGTATCGAGAGGTAAAAAATGGAAGCAGAGTCGTTGTCTATGGTGCGGGTAATGTCGGAAAGCATTTGGTTTCTTATTTACGAAAGGATCCAAGGTATCCGCTGGTAGCCTGGGTTGACACGAATGTTATCGCTGATGAGATAGAAAATGATCTGACGGTGATACCGGATCAGCAATACGACTATATATTAATCTCGGTACTTGAGTATGAAACTGCTTGTGACATAAAAAAATCTCTTATTAATAAAGGAATCAACGAGGACAAGATACAGCTGATGGATGAATCGATATTGACATGGGAGAATATACCATCGTGCTTATAG
- a CDS encoding MerR family transcriptional regulator, which produces MLQIGEFSRICQVSVKTLHHYDKIGLLVPAEVARFTGYRYYAAEQIDTMNLIQRLKRYGFSLEEIQHLLTVSDQKTLSDALRRQKEKIRREQQEMAIILNELQTHISVFERTGDIMTYQKGYTIEIKHSPEMNVLANRAMMGVDEFGKYYGTLFERVPKEQVTPTGLNGARYYDDEFNHKSSDIEVFIGIQEKDRADVVMQPCECAVTVHHGGYSTLSEAYGAIVSWIIENGYEIAGAPFDLYLKTQFDSLSPEDWVTEVYFPVRKK; this is translated from the coding sequence ATGTTACAAATCGGAGAATTTTCCAGAATATGTCAGGTCAGCGTAAAGACGCTCCATCACTATGATAAGATCGGTCTGCTCGTTCCGGCGGAGGTGGCCCGCTTTACCGGCTACCGGTATTATGCGGCAGAGCAGATCGATACAATGAATCTGATCCAGCGGCTCAAACGTTACGGTTTTTCTCTGGAAGAGATCCAGCATCTGCTTACCGTCTCCGATCAGAAAACGCTCTCAGATGCGCTGCGGCGGCAAAAGGAAAAGATCAGACGAGAGCAGCAGGAAATGGCCATTATCCTCAACGAGCTTCAGACACACATTTCTGTATTTGAAAGGACGGGTGACATTATGACATATCAAAAAGGCTATACGATTGAGATTAAACATTCACCGGAGATGAATGTTCTGGCGAACCGTGCGATGATGGGCGTCGATGAATTTGGGAAATATTATGGAACGCTCTTCGAGCGTGTGCCAAAAGAACAGGTCACTCCCACAGGACTGAATGGCGCGAGGTATTATGATGATGAATTTAACCACAAATCCTCAGACATCGAAGTCTTTATCGGGATTCAGGAAAAGGACAGGGCCGATGTGGTCATGCAGCCGTGCGAGTGCGCGGTGACCGTTCATCATGGGGGATATTCCACACTCTCGGAAGCGTATGGGGCGATCGTTTCCTGGATTATTGAGAACGGGTATGAGATTGCGGGAGCGCCGTTTGACCTTTATCTCAAAACGCAGTTTGACTCATTATCACCGGAAGACTGGGTGACGGAGGTATACTTCCCAGTAAGGAAGAAATGA
- a CDS encoding glycosyltransferase has protein sequence MTGNKLVSVLMPVYHDVKFLRQSIDSILCQTYKNTELLLLVSRNSDDGSAVICEEYADRYHNVRILTQKNTGISDALNLGIAASSGDYIARMDADDIALPERLEKQVRFLDGHQEVDVVGSAVMRIDEKGRQIGKVEMYTEDEDIKATLIFGNGFFHPTVMFRSRVFQGRCRYQNVLVEDARLWMDLSFDYKFANLPEVLLLYRKHPNSITAKRAEEIVLSRAESAYNFVQKKLEWELGKYCVQDFVRTGSEERIEETMEDFLSRQAELLKDLTARNQQCNAFAQNALRRECEMRQKWLSRILSGKKLLEMKKNVVIYGYGMRGKKIIEKLKVLNERMAIHWNLCAVIDKRAPYMQKEELPLKEPVELLAIREQVDLILVSSQIYDKEITEELCEMGIEKSKIISCDWIFHL, from the coding sequence ATGACCGGAAACAAATTAGTCAGCGTTCTTATGCCTGTTTATCATGACGTCAAGTTTTTGAGACAGTCAATAGACAGCATTTTATGTCAGACATACAAAAATACGGAACTTTTGCTGCTTGTCAGCAGGAATTCCGATGACGGATCGGCCGTAATCTGTGAGGAGTATGCGGACCGCTATCATAATGTCAGAATATTAACTCAGAAAAACACGGGGATTTCCGATGCTTTGAATCTGGGAATTGCAGCTTCTTCAGGTGACTACATAGCAAGAATGGATGCGGATGATATTGCCCTTCCAGAGCGATTGGAAAAACAGGTGCGTTTTTTAGACGGTCATCAGGAAGTTGACGTTGTTGGTTCTGCTGTGATGCGGATTGATGAGAAGGGCAGACAAATTGGAAAAGTAGAAATGTATACAGAAGATGAAGATATAAAAGCCACTCTGATTTTTGGAAACGGTTTCTTTCATCCGACGGTTATGTTTCGCAGCCGGGTTTTTCAGGGCAGATGCCGGTATCAGAATGTCCTGGTCGAAGATGCAAGATTGTGGATGGATTTATCGTTTGACTACAAATTTGCAAATCTGCCTGAGGTACTACTTTTATACCGGAAGCATCCAAACAGTATAACGGCAAAAAGAGCGGAAGAGATCGTGTTGTCGAGGGCAGAGAGCGCTTATAACTTTGTACAGAAAAAGCTGGAATGGGAATTAGGAAAATATTGTGTCCAGGATTTTGTACGTACCGGTTCTGAGGAGAGAATCGAGGAAACGATGGAAGATTTTTTAAGTCGCCAGGCGGAATTACTGAAGGATCTGACAGCCAGAAATCAACAATGTAACGCTTTTGCTCAGAATGCGCTCCGCAGGGAGTGCGAGATGCGGCAAAAATGGCTGTCACGAATTTTGAGCGGAAAGAAACTGCTTGAAATGAAAAAAAATGTAGTCATATACGGCTATGGGATGAGAGGGAAAAAGATCATTGAAAAGCTGAAAGTGTTAAATGAGCGGATGGCCATTCACTGGAATCTTTGTGCGGTGATTGATAAAAGAGCACCGTATATGCAGAAAGAGGAACTTCCTCTCAAAGAGCCGGTAGAGTTATTGGCGATCAGAGAACAGGTAGATCTTATTCTTGTTTCTTCTCAAATTTATGATAAGGAAATCACAGAAGAGCTGTGTGAGATGGGAATTGAGAAGAGTAAAATCATTTCGTGCGACTGGATATTTCATTTATAA
- a CDS encoding IspD/TarI family cytidylyltransferase translates to MANIALIIAGGTGARMNQEIPKQFLSVNDKPVIVYTMEAFQKHPEIEGIVIACLDGWQEALKAYIRQFHISKVVEVVNGGKNGQDSIRNGVCAIAKRYDSEDLILVHDAIRPMLSPEIISDNIAKCREYGNAITVIPCMEAMLRSEDEFESRESILRNSLFRAQTPQTIRVGDMVALHQEAVDKGITNSVATCTLLLELGKKVYFAKGSELNIKITTTDDITIFKALLATTDSCWMKPCEKG, encoded by the coding sequence TTGGCGAATATAGCACTGATTATTGCAGGAGGCACCGGAGCGAGAATGAATCAGGAGATACCGAAACAATTCCTTTCGGTGAATGACAAGCCGGTGATCGTTTATACGATGGAAGCGTTCCAAAAGCATCCGGAGATAGAGGGGATCGTTATTGCCTGTCTTGACGGATGGCAGGAAGCGTTAAAAGCATATATCAGACAGTTTCATATTTCCAAAGTCGTGGAAGTTGTCAACGGAGGAAAGAATGGACAGGATTCTATCAGAAACGGCGTCTGTGCCATTGCAAAGCGGTATGATTCCGAAGATCTGATTCTTGTCCATGATGCAATCAGGCCGATGCTGTCGCCGGAGATTATATCAGATAATATTGCAAAGTGCAGGGAATATGGAAATGCGATTACCGTCATTCCCTGTATGGAGGCAATGCTCAGGTCAGAAGACGAATTTGAGTCAAGGGAAAGCATTTTGCGCAATTCTCTGTTCAGGGCGCAGACACCGCAGACAATCCGTGTGGGCGATATGGTTGCGCTTCATCAGGAGGCAGTCGATAAGGGGATTACCAATTCTGTCGCTACCTGCACACTGCTGCTGGAATTGGGGAAGAAAGTCTACTTTGCCAAAGGTTCCGAACTCAATATCAAGATTACAACAACGGATGACATCACGATTTTCAAGGCGCTTTTGGCTACAACGGACAGTTGCTGGATGAAACCGTGTGAAAAAGGATGA
- a CDS encoding class I SAM-dependent methyltransferase has product MQEHREQFLVIVTIADSGERTQVNKLLECAGVETGTVEKVLYGDDDIVRMKRKHIANFHTYCMEEYYENAESADDIEKFWDARSVFYQMFSKLNPTRIIELACGHGRHVLQYMRQAEQIVLVDIVDKNIEFCKKRFQSKENIEYYVNNGQDLEKLETGAYTALFTYDAMVHFEMIDVFSYFLKETRRVLETGGRALFHHSNNTEDYRIDFSTGKSGRNYMSRELFAYLAHRAGLEVLEQQTIDWSGVKDLDCITLVEKR; this is encoded by the coding sequence GTGCAGGAGCACAGGGAACAGTTTCTTGTAATTGTAACCATTGCGGATAGCGGAGAACGTACTCAGGTAAATAAATTACTTGAATGTGCAGGAGTTGAGACCGGCACGGTAGAAAAAGTGTTATATGGGGATGATGATATTGTACGTATGAAAAGAAAGCACATTGCGAATTTTCATACGTATTGCATGGAAGAATATTATGAGAATGCGGAAAGTGCAGACGACATCGAAAAGTTCTGGGATGCACGGAGTGTTTTTTATCAAATGTTCTCAAAACTGAATCCGACAAGGATTATTGAGCTGGCATGTGGACATGGGCGTCATGTTTTACAATATATGCGACAGGCAGAGCAAATTGTTCTCGTTGACATCGTGGATAAAAATATAGAATTTTGTAAGAAAAGATTTCAGAGTAAAGAAAACATTGAATATTATGTCAACAACGGACAAGATTTGGAAAAATTGGAAACGGGAGCATATACGGCATTGTTTACGTATGATGCGATGGTACACTTTGAAATGATAGATGTATTTTCTTATTTTTTAAAAGAGACAAGACGGGTCCTGGAAACAGGAGGAAGGGCGTTGTTCCATCATTCCAATAATACAGAAGACTATCGGATTGATTTTTCGACTGGAAAGAGCGGGCGTAATTATATGAGCAGAGAGCTTTTTGCTTATCTGGCGCACAGAGCAGGACTGGAAGTACTGGAACAGCAGACGATCGACTGGTCAGGGGTCAAAGATCTCGACTGTATTACTCTGGTCGAGAAAAGATGA
- a CDS encoding TylF/MycF/NovP-related O-methyltransferase: MKKLLIWGTGQLAWHTINHVCEDEIIGYVDTYRSAHRFAGKPVYAPAEVSELEWDAVLVSLSCAEEVRATCREIGLDTDKVIYVYGNVLTADMNEDYDFVREICGDKFADSIKSRYHLVREIDVNPGADHEELAAVSTQKQSMYQNDYIRIKTFSLLARQITDANVSGAVAELGVYRGDFAQYINAAFPDRTLYLFDTFDGFDETELEKETSGMMQAAGRDIFRKTEVATVMKKMRWEERVIVRPGLFPDSLNGLEDTFAFVSLDCDWEESLYQGLVYFYPRMARGGVSYDS, translated from the coding sequence ATGAAGAAATTATTGATTTGGGGGACAGGGCAGTTGGCCTGGCATACGATCAATCATGTGTGCGAGGACGAGATTATCGGGTATGTTGATACCTACCGGTCTGCGCACAGATTTGCAGGAAAGCCTGTATATGCTCCTGCTGAAGTATCAGAGCTTGAATGGGACGCTGTGTTAGTCTCCCTGTCGTGTGCGGAGGAAGTGAGAGCGACGTGTCGTGAGATTGGCCTGGATACAGACAAGGTGATCTATGTATACGGCAATGTTCTTACCGCAGACATGAATGAGGATTACGACTTTGTCAGGGAGATATGCGGTGATAAGTTTGCGGATTCGATCAAGAGCAGATACCATCTCGTGCGGGAAATAGATGTCAATCCGGGAGCGGATCATGAGGAACTCGCGGCAGTATCGACGCAGAAGCAGTCTATGTATCAAAACGATTATATCAGAATCAAGACGTTCTCACTGCTGGCACGACAGATTACAGATGCGAATGTCAGCGGGGCGGTTGCAGAGCTGGGTGTCTATCGGGGTGATTTTGCACAGTATATCAATGCGGCGTTCCCTGACAGAACTCTTTATTTGTTTGATACGTTTGACGGTTTTGATGAAACAGAGCTGGAAAAAGAGACAAGCGGTATGATGCAGGCAGCGGGAAGAGATATTTTCAGAAAGACAGAAGTCGCTACCGTGATGAAAAAAATGCGATGGGAAGAGAGAGTGATTGTCAGGCCAGGACTCTTTCCGGATTCGCTGAACGGTTTGGAAGATACTTTTGCCTTTGTTTCACTGGATTGTGACTGGGAAGAGTCTTTGTATCAGGGGCTTGTCTATTTCTATCCGCGTATGGCAAGGGGGGGGGTATCTTATGATTCATGA
- a CDS encoding thiamine pyrophosphate-binding protein — MNVAEYIVTFLEEKKTDRIFGVVGGAALWLCKAFSESTKIRPVFTNHEQAAVMAADGWARITRKPGVVFTINGPGMTNTVTGIAQAWVDSSPIILLTGNSNLKSVRYERERKMRQYGTQDVDTGRIMRAITKKTFLLERAEDVRACLEEAYETAVCGRPGPVCIEIPINIQSAEVPQTMRGWEVQSGQSDQLAADFAAEKLDGILEKLLKAERPLILAGQGIRLAGAVERFREFVKRYQIPVVNSRMGIDTIASDSEYFIGRCGNHGSRPSHFAIQTCDVMLILGSRLSPNTTGYDVDKFSGQSYKILVEIDGSESEKYGLVINEKAVMDLGDFLQYALEYIRGREAGPEQVCHQHWISCCNGWKRCYPVMQEEYSRGEKISTYQVVEAVSDYAGEQDLILSDTGSCCSIVAQQWQVKERQRVFISGGLSAMGYWATAIGLAIGNDGSGSVICFVGDGSLQMNIHELATLKRYGLPVKMIVVSNNGYQFVRMSQSGYGIEPPFGTDVAAGVPIPDIREIVQAYGVEYLSCHDTEALAGKVEALMQTKGMAVLEVFVAEDQEVCPRLKSVALADGTFVSPNYENLYPFLEEDVLKEELGKAFQAEAERH, encoded by the coding sequence ATGAATGTAGCGGAATATATCGTAACATTTTTGGAAGAGAAAAAAACAGATCGTATATTTGGTGTCGTAGGCGGCGCGGCTTTGTGGCTTTGCAAGGCTTTCAGTGAAAGCACGAAGATCAGGCCGGTGTTCACCAATCATGAGCAGGCAGCAGTTATGGCGGCGGATGGCTGGGCCCGCATTACACGAAAGCCGGGAGTCGTGTTCACGATTAATGGTCCCGGCATGACCAATACAGTGACAGGAATTGCTCAGGCATGGGTGGATTCTTCACCGATAATCCTTCTGACAGGCAATTCCAATCTGAAAAGTGTCCGCTATGAGCGGGAACGCAAAATGAGGCAGTATGGGACACAGGACGTGGATACAGGCCGGATTATGCGGGCGATTACGAAGAAGACCTTTTTACTCGAGAGGGCGGAGGATGTCAGGGCCTGCCTTGAGGAGGCATATGAGACAGCTGTTTGCGGCAGGCCAGGCCCTGTGTGTATTGAAATTCCGATCAATATCCAGTCGGCGGAAGTGCCGCAGACTATGAGAGGCTGGGAGGTACAGTCCGGTCAGTCTGATCAGTTGGCTGCGGATTTCGCTGCTGAAAAGCTGGATGGAATATTGGAGAAACTGCTCAAAGCAGAGAGGCCGCTGATTCTGGCGGGGCAGGGGATTCGTCTGGCAGGCGCCGTGGAGAGGTTCAGAGAGTTTGTGAAGCGGTACCAGATTCCGGTCGTCAATTCCAGAATGGGGATCGATACGATTGCTTCTGACAGCGAATATTTTATAGGCCGCTGTGGTAATCACGGGAGCCGTCCTTCTCACTTCGCGATCCAGACTTGTGATGTGATGCTGATTCTTGGCAGCAGGCTGTCGCCGAATACGACAGGATATGATGTCGATAAATTTTCCGGCCAGTCGTATAAGATACTGGTCGAGATCGACGGCTCTGAATCAGAGAAGTATGGTCTTGTTATAAATGAAAAGGCAGTGATGGATCTCGGGGATTTTCTGCAGTATGCGCTGGAGTATATCAGGGGCAGAGAGGCGGGGCCGGAGCAAGTATGTCATCAGCACTGGATCAGCTGCTGCAATGGCTGGAAGAGATGCTATCCGGTGATGCAGGAAGAATACTCACGGGGTGAAAAGATCTCCACCTATCAGGTTGTGGAAGCAGTGAGCGACTATGCGGGAGAACAGGATCTGATTTTGTCTGATACCGGTTCCTGTTGCAGTATTGTCGCCCAACAATGGCAGGTGAAAGAACGGCAGAGGGTCTTCATTTCCGGAGGGCTGTCGGCAATGGGCTACTGGGCCACGGCGATCGGACTTGCCATCGGAAACGATGGCTCCGGGTCTGTGATCTGCTTTGTGGGCGACGGGAGCCTGCAGATGAATATCCATGAGCTTGCGACTCTGAAGCGATATGGGCTGCCAGTGAAGATGATCGTGGTCAGCAACAATGGTTATCAGTTTGTGCGGATGTCTCAGTCAGGGTATGGTATCGAGCCGCCGTTTGGTACAGATGTGGCGGCGGGTGTTCCGATTCCTGACATCAGAGAGATTGTGCAGGCGTATGGTGTGGAATATTTGTCCTGTCATGATACAGAAGCGCTTGCAGGCAAGGTGGAAGCGTTGATGCAGACGAAAGGGATGGCGGTTCTGGAAGTTTTTGTCGCTGAAGATCAGGAGGTCTGTCCGAGGCTGAAGTCGGTCGCGCTTGCGGACGGCACTTTCGTCTCTCCGAATTATGAAAATCTCTATCCATTTTTGGAAGAAGATGTGTTGAAGGAAGAGTTGGGAAAAGCGTTTCAGGCGGAAGCAGAAAGGCACTGA
- a CDS encoding LicD family protein, giving the protein MVELNAEALHKIQMIELEMLIEVDRICKKHDIKYTIIGGTLLGAVRDGNFIPWDDDADVAMLRREYEKFCKAAAKDLDSGRFYFQNMDNTPGYRWGYAKIRRRDTLFLRRSQERMPYEQGVFLDIFPIDATPDNLILRRIHELCCFFVRKTLWSAIGRLAADNAVERLLYGLLYRIPEDKVKRMYRRLILKHGSETTEVVRTLTYPAPKPLHGYYRRWFAETAPIRLAGVLFEGVKDYEGWLRYEFGDYMTLPPKKKRKAHPVSAIRLIDVPQMTRSE; this is encoded by the coding sequence ATGGTAGAGCTGAATGCGGAGGCTTTGCACAAAATACAGATGATTGAGCTGGAAATGCTGATCGAAGTAGACCGTATCTGTAAGAAACATGATATAAAATACACCATCATCGGCGGAACGCTTCTGGGTGCTGTCAGAGATGGGAACTTTATACCGTGGGATGACGATGCGGATGTGGCAATGCTCAGGAGGGAATACGAGAAATTCTGTAAAGCCGCTGCGAAAGACCTGGACAGCGGACGCTTCTATTTTCAAAACATGGATAATACACCCGGATACCGCTGGGGATATGCAAAGATCAGGCGCAGAGATACTTTATTCCTGCGCAGGAGTCAGGAGCGAATGCCCTATGAGCAAGGTGTGTTTCTCGACATTTTTCCAATCGATGCTACCCCGGATAATCTTATTTTAAGAAGGATTCATGAGTTATGTTGTTTTTTTGTGAGAAAGACATTGTGGTCGGCCATCGGGCGTCTGGCGGCAGACAACGCGGTCGAACGGCTTTTGTATGGGCTCTTGTACCGGATCCCGGAAGATAAAGTAAAGCGTATGTACCGTCGACTCATACTGAAGCATGGCAGCGAGACGACAGAAGTAGTACGTACCCTGACCTATCCGGCGCCCAAACCATTGCATGGCTATTACAGGCGGTGGTTTGCGGAGACAGCGCCGATCAGGCTGGCAGGTGTTCTCTTTGAAGGGGTAAAGGATTATGAGGGATGGCTTCGGTATGAATTCGGAGACTATATGACGCTTCCCCCAAAAAAGAAACGAAAAGCACATCCGGTATCAGCTATCAGACTGATTGATGTACCACAGATGACAAGGAGCGAGTGA
- a CDS encoding helix-turn-helix transcriptional regulator, with translation MVRLRVLEILEKQNHTKYWLYKQMEMSYQNFSKLVNNETKSIRFENIEKLSDLLNCPIGDLFEKIETEEGSFY, from the coding sequence ATGGTACGCTTGCGCGTCTTAGAAATACTGGAAAAACAGAATCATACAAAGTACTGGCTCTACAAACAGATGGAGATGAGTTATCAGAACTTTTCCAAGCTCGTCAACAATGAAACCAAGTCGATTCGCTTTGAAAATATCGAAAAACTCAGTGATCTTCTGAACTGCCCGATTGGCGATCTGTTTGAAAAAATAGAGACGGAAGAAGGATCTTTCTATTAA
- the rlmN gene encoding 23S rRNA (adenine(2503)-C(2))-methyltransferase RlmN: MIKMDIKSLALEELKEELVRMGEKSFRGDQIYEWLHRKAARSYDEMSNVSRALRERLREETILVALEAVRVQESELDGTKKYLFALPDGNLVESVWMSYHHGNSVCISSQVGCRMGCRFCASTLGGLERNLTPSEMLDQIYAIGRLTGQRVSNVVVMGTGEPLDNYDNLLRFLRLLTDERGLHMSQRNITVSTCGIAPNIRRLADEKLQITLALSLHATTDTKRRALMPVTDRYPLAEVLSACEYYFERTGRRITFEYSLSEGINDTEEDAAELIAIARRLNCHVNLIPINPVRERSFTAPRRERVTAFKNKLENGRINVTVRREMGRDIDGACGQLRRREMDGEGI; the protein is encoded by the coding sequence ATGATAAAAATGGATATAAAATCACTGGCACTGGAAGAACTGAAAGAGGAACTGGTGCGGATGGGAGAGAAATCTTTTCGCGGCGATCAGATCTATGAATGGCTCCACCGGAAGGCGGCGCGGTCTTATGACGAGATGAGCAATGTTTCCAGGGCGCTGCGGGAACGGCTGCGGGAGGAAACCATCCTTGTGGCGCTGGAGGCGGTCAGAGTACAGGAGTCTGAGCTGGACGGCACGAAGAAGTATCTGTTCGCACTGCCGGACGGTAATCTCGTGGAGAGTGTGTGGATGTCATACCATCACGGTAATTCCGTATGTATCTCTTCCCAGGTGGGCTGCCGGATGGGCTGTCGTTTCTGTGCCTCCACGCTGGGTGGGCTGGAGCGGAATCTGACCCCGTCCGAGATGCTCGATCAGATCTATGCCATCGGACGTCTGACAGGGCAGCGGGTTTCGAATGTCGTCGTCATGGGCACGGGAGAACCGCTTGATAATTATGACAATCTGCTGCGTTTTCTCCGTCTTCTGACGGATGAGCGGGGACTTCATATGAGCCAGCGCAATATTACGGTATCGACCTGCGGCATTGCCCCGAATATCCGGCGTCTTGCTGACGAAAAGCTGCAGATTACACTTGCTCTGTCGCTCCATGCCACGACCGATACAAAGCGGCGGGCGCTGATGCCGGTCACGGACCGGTATCCGCTGGCGGAAGTGTTGTCGGCCTGTGAATATTATTTTGAACGGACAGGCCGCAGGATCACGTTCGAATACAGTCTGTCGGAAGGGATCAACGATACGGAGGAAGATGCGGCGGAGCTGATTGCGATTGCCCGCCGGCTGAACTGTCATGTCAATCTGATTCCGATTAATCCGGTCCGGGAGCGTTCCTTTACTGCGCCGCGCCGCGAGCGGGTGACAGCTTTTAAAAATAAGCTGGAGAACGGCCGCATCAATGTCACCGTCCGCCGGGAAATGGGCAGGGATATTGACGGTGCGTGCGGGCAGCTGAGAAGAAGAGAGATGGATGGGGAAGGTATTTGA